The nucleotide sequence GGATCAAGCCCATATAACGATGGCTGCGGTAATCCTGCAAGCTTAAGCTTTTTAAAGCTTCATCAGTTTCATTGGCCTGCAAGGCTTCAAACAATTGATCCGGGAAAGATAGATTGTAATGCACGCCGGAAATGGTCTGCATACGACGGCCATAACGCACGCCCAGACCATGGCGGTACAGGGTCTTGAACAGGCCGATATTAGAAGAGCCATACTGTGCTAACGGAATATTGTCATCTGTGCTATCCAGCATGCATGGCATCGACATCGGCCAAAGCTTTTCTTCACCTTCCAGCTGGCGATTCACCACGGCGTGGATATCCATCAGGTAGTTCAGCGCACCCCGAATCGTGTCTTGTGGGGGGGTGATGAACTCCATCAGAGCTTCAGAATAGTCAGTGGTAATATGCGGATGGGTCAGAGCTGAACCGAGCGCTTGAGGATGCGGCCTTTGCGACAGAAAGCCATTGCTTTGCATACGCAGACTTTCTCGCTCGATACCGCGTAGCATCCCTTGGATGAGCGACGAATCTACCCAAGAAGGCAATACAGCTTGGGCAGTCGATTCAGGTTGACTCATTACAATCTCGCTTAATGGGCTAAACTATTAAAATAAAATCATCGATTTATACAAGTATAACGCGATTTGGGGGCTGCACATTATACCCCGCCTAGATTTCAGGCAAACCGTTGATTTTAATCCGGCAATTTTTTAACACAAACTTCCTCTATAAGACATGTGAAATTTGTGATTTTATTAACAAATAAATGCTAATGAATTGTAAACATTATGAATTATGAAGATATTTTAAATTTCTGGTTCAGTGATGAGGCTCAGCCGAACTGGTTTGCCAAAAACGAGCAGTTCGACCAAAGTTTGACTGAAAAATTTTCAGAAATTCTGCAGCAGGCCAGCCAGGCGGAACTGTGGTCATGGCGTAAATCGGTGGAAGGCCGTCTGGCAGAAATCATCGTCCTGGATCAGTTTTCACGCAATATTTATCGGGGAACAGCGCGTGCTTTTGCCCAGGACAGCCTGGCGCTGGCACTGGCTCAAGAAGCCATCAGCCAAGATCTGGACAAGCAATTGAGCCCGGAACAGCGTTCCTTTTTGTATATGCCATTCATGCACAGTGAATCCAAGCTGATACATGAATTTGCACTGAAATTATTTCAGCGCCTCGGCAATCAAGCCAATCTCGAATATGAAATTAAGCATAAAATCATTATCGACCGTTTTGGACGCTATCCGCATCGCAACCAGATTCTGGGCCGTGAATCGACCGAGGAAGAACTCAGTTTCCTGACCCAGCCGGACAGTAGTTTCTAGATATTTACCTGCTGCTAAAGCTGGATCACCTATCAGGAGAACCAAGATGAATAAGACCATCATTGCCCTAGCCCTTGCAGGCTCCGCCCTGCTCTCGGGTTGTGCAACAACGCCATCCAAGCCACTCACCTTCGACCAGCTCGGCCAGTACACCACCACGCCGCTAAATGCCCAGACTTATCGCATCAGTTTTAAGGCACGACCAAATATGAGCTTTGGTACAGCTGAAGAAATTACCTTGGTCAAAGCTGCACAAACGACCGTGCAGAATGGCTTCCAGTTCTTCCGGGTCAAGGATGATCCCAGCAATTTAACCCATCAGCCACCACGTGAAGCGATTGTCTATCCGAGCCCAAGACCGTATCCGTATGGCTATTATCGCCGCCATCCCTATGGCTGGTATGATCCATTCTATGACATGCCCTACCGCGTGACCGTGGAACCGGCACAGGTCGGCTATACCATCGAATGCTTTAAACAGGGACAGGCGCCACAGGATGCCTTTGATGCACGGCTGATCCTGCAGTCGCTGGGACAAAAATATGGCCTGAGTCCAAGCGGTGAAATGCTACAGCCACAGCCAGCGACGACTAATAATAAATAACAGGAGACTTTATGCCAGAACAGACCAGTTCACCGAGCCTACAACGCAGCAAACGCTTTGCTACCATGGCTTTGCTTACGGCCGTACTGGCCTGGCTGGCACTAATGGTGGCTGCCAAACTGCTACCGCAATATATCTGGCTGATCCATATCCTGATGCTTTCAGCAGAAGCCGGTGTGGTCGGTGGTCTGGCGGACTGGTACGCGATTACCGTGCTGTTCCGCAATCCTTTTGGCCGGTTACCGATTCCAAAGTTCCTGCGGGATCATACCGAAATCATTCCACGCAACAAGGCGCGGATTGCTGAATCCATGGGTCGCTTTGTGCAAGAAAATTTCCTGTCGCCGCAAATCGTGCAGCGCAGTCTGGCCAATACTGACCTGAGTCTGGCCGCAGGTCGCTGGCTGGCCAATCCGGCCAATAATCTTCAGGTCACCCAGGTGATCCAGCAGACTGCACCGCGGATCTTTGAATTTGTCGGTCAGGAGCAAATTTCCAGCTTTATCCAGACCAACAGTGTGCAGTGGGTCAAAAACACCCAAATCAACCATCTGGCCAGCGAAATGCTGCGTGCCGTGCTGGAAAATGACTTCCATCAGGATGTGTTACAGCGTGGACTAGATTTGGTGCATGTCTGGATGACTTCGCATCCAGACCAGACCCGTGAACTGACCCGTACCCTGTTTAAGGAAATGGGTGTGTGGAAACTGGCCAAAGGGGCCAGCTGGATCGGTATTGATGTCCAGCAGCGCAGTATTGATTCTGTCATTCAGCGCGTCGAAGCCATGCTCGCTGATCCCCAGCATCCATGGCGACTGAAAATTGAAGAGTCGGCACAACAACTGATGCTGGAACTGGCCAACAATGACAGTGAAGCTAGCCAGCGTCTGAATAATGCCAAGGATGCCCTGCTGGATAGCCCACAGGTGCTCAATTTTATCGGGGGTGCGGTGGTGATTCTGTGTGATGCCATCAAGGCCGATCTGGAAAAACCGGATTCTGGCATTGCCGAAAACCTGCGTATTGCGATTCAGCAGGTCGGGGAAAATATCATGTCCAATGACTCAGTACGTGAATTACTGAATAATCGTATGAGCGGCCTGGCGGTAGAGCTCAGTGACCAATATAGCGAGAAAGTGATCCGTTTTATTAGTGAACGGATTCATGAATGGGATTCACGCGAGATGATCAGCAAGATTGAAAATGAGGTTGGTGGTGACCTGCATATGATCCGCGTCAATGGTGTGGTAGTCGGTGGGTTTATCGGTTTGGCACTGGGGATTATTCGTGCTGTGGTCGAACATCTACTCTAAGCACTTTGAATATCTCTTTTTAGCATCCTCTCACTGAACAACCTGCTGATTCACCCATGGAGAATCAATAGCTTATTTTGGTGATTGTGACCCGTTCATATCGACCAACAGCCCGGTGATCTTGTGCACCACCGGCAGCAGTAACAGCACGATCGGAAAAGCGAAGGCTTAAAGATCATCCAGTTATGCAGCCAAAGTGACAGAAAGCCTTCCATCCAGCCCAGAGTGCACAGCATATTGATCAAGGAAATGATGCCACTCATCAAGCAGGACAGAATAAAAGGCACAATGATCAGCGCCAATTTGGCAGCAAGTTTAGAAATATTGCCGAAAATCACCGGACCTTGTTGCGAATCCATGGACAGCTCTTTTTGTTATGTCACTTTCACCAATATCAGTGATTTGAATTTCAGTGATCATTCATTTTTTATACAAAATTTTAGTTAGTTATACGCCAATCTCAACTTTTTAAGTCATTGAAATAAAAAGGACATAGCCTCATTTTAAATCCGTCTATGAAAATAAAATTACAGTTATGTCCACTGAAGAATTTATCATCATTGTCTATTTAATCATAGAGGAAATTTACCCAACTATAATCTCTGAACCATTAAGAAAACGTGGTTTTCCACCTGCTTTAACCGATATTGAAATTATCACAATGCAAATTGTTGGTGAGTGTCTCAAAATGGATACGGATAAAAGCATATGGATGTTTTTTAAAAACAATTACTTAAGTTGGTTCCCTCATTTAGGTTCATATCCTAACTTTTGTAAGCATTGTGCAAACTTATGGCAAGTTCATCAAAAAATCACAGCCCAATTAACTGCACATTATGGTCAGGATCATATTCATTTTATTGATGGATTTCCTATACCTGTTTGTCGTTATAGTCGAGCAAAAAGACACAAGAATTTCAAAGAACATGCAGGTTTTAGTTATTGTGCTGCACAACAAGAGAAATACTATGGTTTTAAAGGGCATCTTGTAATTAATTTGGAGGGTATGATTACTGGCTATACTTTCGCTCCAGCAAATGTAGATGAGCGTGATGTTGCACCAGAAATCACAGAAAATATTCATGGGTTACTAGGTGCAGATAAAGGTTACTTAAGACCCAGCTTGAAAGAATACTATAAATTTCAGTATGTTGATCTACAAACTCCTTTAAGAAAGAATATGCCGGACTCTAGATCTCAAGAATCAATGAGGTTGCTTATGAGAGCACGAAGGAAAATTGAAACGGTCATTGGTCAATTAACTGATCGCTTTAATATTCAAAAAGTAAGGGCAAGAGATTTATGGCACTTATCGCATCGTTTTATCAGAAAGATTTTGTCACATACGGTCTGCGTCGTTATGAATAAAAAATGTGGTTATTCGCCGATTCAATTTGAAAAGCTTATTTAAAGTTGAGATTGGCGTTTAGTTATAAATACTTTAATCATCACATAATCTATCAAATCATCCCTTACAAATCTGTAAAAATCTGCCCGGAACGACCCGTATATTTTTTATTCCCTGTAAATGGTTTTACCTAAAGAGTCGGAAATTTGCTATATTTGCTGTTTTTCTGCGATATCTATTTTCGACTGATTATGAATACGGCAATCCAAGCAGCTCTCGATCATGCAGTGCAAACCTTAAAGGCACAAAACGTACTCCCATCTGACTGGAACAACACAAGTAATTTGACGCGTACCAAAGACCGTAGCCACGGTGACTTTGCATCAAATATTGCCATGATCGCGTCTAAAGCTGCGGGAATGAAACCGCGTGATTTAGCAGAAAAAATCCTTGCTGCCCTGCCTGAAGTTGCAGACATCAGCAAAGCTGAGATTGCAGGCCCGGGTTTTATCAACTTTTTCCTGAATGCGGATCAGCGCTTCGCAGTTCTAGACCAGATTCAAGCGCAAAAAGAAAACTTCGGTCGCACCCAAGCCAATGCGGAAAAACGCATCCAGGTAGAATTTGTATCTGCTAATCCGACTTCTAGCCTACACGTCGGTCATGGCCGTGGTGCTGCCTACGGAATGACCGTTGCAAACCTGCTGGAAGCCACTGGTGCGAAAGTGGATCGTGAATATTATGTCAACGATGCTGGCCGTCAGATGGATATCCTGGCGACCTCTACGTACCTGCGTTATTTGGAACTACAAGGTCAGGAACTGGTATTTCCGAAAAATGCCTATCAAGGCGACTATGTTAAAGAAATCGCACAAAGCATTATCGACAAAGATGGTGATGTCTATGTCCGTCCAGTCGCAGACGTTTATAAAGACGTGCCTGAAGACGTGCAATATGCACCAGAACCCGATGCGGATGGCAACAAAGTCGTTCTGTCAGGTGACAAAGAAAAACATATCGATGGCCTGATTCATAACTCACAAAATTTACTGGGTGAAGGCTACCGTGTCTTCCATCAGGCTGCGCTGAAAGCCATTCTAGATGACATTAAAGATGACCTGGGTGAATTTGGTGTCACTTTCAACCAATGGTTCAGCGAAGCAACCCTGACTGAAAAAATTGATGAAGCGCTACAGACTTTAGATCAGCGTGGCTTCCTATACGAAAAAGATGGCAACATCTGGTTTAAATCGACCGAATTTGGTGATGAAAAAGACCGCGTGGTAAAACGCCGTAATGGTCAAACCACCTATTTCGCTTCTGACATCGCCTATCACCTGAACAAATTGCAACGTGGCTATACCGATATCGTAGATATCTGGGGTTCAGACCACCATGGCTATATCGCACGTGTTAAAGCTGCCATTGATGCGATGGGCTATGACTCGAAAAAACTGACTGTACTTTTGGTTCAGTTCGTGAGCTTATGGCGTGGTGGCGAGATGGTGCAAATGTCATCTCGTTCAGGCCAGTTCGTGACTTTGCGTGACCTGCGTAAAGAAGTCGGTAACGATGCGGCACGTTTCTACTACGTGATGCGTAAGTCTGAACAGCACATTGACTTCGACCTGGATCTTGCCGTTTCTCAAAGCAAGGACAATGCGGTGTACTACATCCAGTATGCCCATGCGCGTATCTGCCGTATGTTAGAGAAAGCTGCTGCAACTGGCGTAAACTTTGACGCTACAGCTGCACGTGCGTTTGCAGCTAAACTTGAACTGGATGCAGAAACTGAAATCCTGGCCAAACTGGCAGCTTATCCAGAAATCGTGGTGCGTGCCGCGAATAACTACGAACCGCACCAGGTGGGTAACTATCTGAAAGAATTGGCTGCCCTGTTCCACGGTTGGTACAATGAGAACAAGGTACTGGGTGATGATGCAGAACTGACTCAGGCCCGCCTACTGTTGTCTATCAATGTCCGCCAAGTCCTGCGTAACGGTCTGGAACTGTTAGGTGTGTCCGCTCCTGAGTCAATGTAAAGCACTGCTTTTACATTGATGCAAGACGAAGAGCTGTACTCAAAGTGAGCATGTAAGTAACCCAAAAATTATGACCTGTATGTTCACTTGGGCATACAGGTCAAAAATATGCTGTAAAGTTCGTGTATTGCATAATGACATTTGCGTCACGATCACATACGATGCAGAGAGTAAGAAGGCATAACCGCAGTTATGCCTTTTCTATCTGATAATAAATACAAAGAGGAAATCCCCAGTGTTTGGAAAAACGCAGCGCGGTGTATCTGAACGTCCGAACAAGCCTAAAAAACCATTGATTCCTGCATGGTTAGGCACACTCGTGATCATTTTAATCGTGTTAAGTTTTCTGGTGGCGCTCATGCTATGGAAGCCATGGGAACCTGTAAAACCAAACAACAATCAGACGACTTCTGAACATTATGAAGAAGAGGATACTAACAAGGATTATCGCTTCTATGATCTGTTGCCTAAACAGCAAGTTACCCCAATTCCTGAGCAGGCCGTACCTGAAACCACAAAACAGGATGCAGTGGTCATTGTCGAAGCACCAAAAGCGGAAGAAGAACAAACACCTGCAGAACCCGGATTGATTGATGAACCGGCTGCCCCTGTACACAGCTATATCCTGCAAGTGCGCAGCTATGATGATCCGGATCAGGCTGATGCCCGTCGTGCCGAAATTATTCTGAATGGCCTGTCTGCAGATGTGGTGCGAAGTGTGGAAAATGGCAAGGTCTGGTACCGTGTGGTTTCTGGTCCGTATGACTCGGTTGAGGCTGCCGTGATTGCCCAGCAAACCTTGCAACATAGCGGTATCGATTCAATTGTTGTGAAGCAGAAATAAATCACATATATAAAAAAGCGCCATTTGGCGCTTTTTTTTAACTGGCGGATTCAAGCGGCAAGTGCAACAGTATAAAAACCAGCCATAACTTCACTCGGTGTATACCAACCTAGCGTTTTTCTAGGACGATGGTTGAGTGCAAATTCTATCTGCTCTATTTGTTCGTTTGACACGTCATCAAACGATGATGATTTTGGCAGATATTGACGGATTAAACCATTCGTATTTTCATTTCTAGCTCGCTGAATAGACTTGTAAGGATCAGCAAAATACGTCTCTATCCCGGCATCAGTAATTCTTTTGTGTTCGGAAAATTCTTTACCATTATCAAATGTCACACTATAAGCATGGCTCATTCGTAAACGATCTAACGCACAAGTAATCGTTTGAGAGGATGCTCTCGTTGATCCTAAATGAACAATATGTACATACAGGCTCTTTCGATCAACAAGGGTTAATAAAGCACCTTTATGATGTTTACCAATCACCGTGTCACCTTCGAAATCTCCTAAACGTTGTCGTTGATCAATGACCTGGTCTCGACAGTGAATACTTGTTTTATCAATGATTTGCCCCCTACGATCCGTGTTTTTGTAACCTCGTTTTCGATATTTCTTCTGATGCCTTAAGTGTAGATGGAGTTTACCGCCTTTTGATTTATCTTGATAAATGTACTGGTAAATCCACTCATGTGAAGGTACATCCAGCCAACCGCGTTGTGTTAAAGCACCTGAAATTTGTTCTGGTGACCAGTCCAAGCCAATTAAATAATCAATATAGGCGAAGGCAAATGCTGTCATTGATGAGGAAGGACGGTACCGTCTTTGACTTGCAAATTTAGCTGCCTGTTGAGCCCTATATCCACGTTGCCCAGTATTTCTTTTTAATTCACGGTAGATGGTTGATCGTGAACGCCCTAACTCCCGAGCAAGGTTAGCGATTGAGCTTTTACTTTTCAAAGTAGCATAAATTTCGTATCTTTCATCTTGAGAAAGTTGGGTGTATTTCTTCATTGTGTGCTTTCCAATTGCGAGTTGAAAAAGTCTAATGATTCTATGAATACACCTAACTTTTTCAACTAACTACAAATGTGTCGCACTTGGGATTTGAATCTGCGATTTTTATAATCCTCCCCCTTGCAAAGCAGTGCTTCTCACTTTTTTCAAAGAGGGAAAATCTAGGAAATATTTATTATGGTTAGATTCTCTCTCCTTTTAGGAGAGGGCTAGGGCGAGGTCTAATTCCATATAAGTCCCCTCCACCTAACTTTCTCCCACAGGGAGGAGGAATATTTATTACAAATTAAATCGTATGACCTAGTGCCTCACCCATCAACACCGTTGAATTAGCCTTAAACTTCTCATCCCACTGCATCTTATTCTCTTCAAACAGGATGATTGCAGTAGAACCCAAATAGAAACGGCCTAGCTCAGCACCTTTTTCCAGGAACAGGTCATGCTGGTTCAGTTCGATACGCCCAGACGGTTTTACCTTACCGGTTGCGACGGTTTCAATCCCCGCTACGATCATGGCGCCAACTAAAACCACCGCCATACGGCCCAGTTCAGTATCAAACAGGCACACCATACGCTCGTTACGGGCAAACAGACCTGGAATATTTTCTGCAGTTACC is from Acinetobacter sp. ANC 7912 and encodes:
- a CDS encoding DUF445 domain-containing protein, translating into MPEQTSSPSLQRSKRFATMALLTAVLAWLALMVAAKLLPQYIWLIHILMLSAEAGVVGGLADWYAITVLFRNPFGRLPIPKFLRDHTEIIPRNKARIAESMGRFVQENFLSPQIVQRSLANTDLSLAAGRWLANPANNLQVTQVIQQTAPRIFEFVGQEQISSFIQTNSVQWVKNTQINHLASEMLRAVLENDFHQDVLQRGLDLVHVWMTSHPDQTRELTRTLFKEMGVWKLAKGASWIGIDVQQRSIDSVIQRVEAMLADPQHPWRLKIEESAQQLMLELANNDSEASQRLNNAKDALLDSPQVLNFIGGAVVILCDAIKADLEKPDSGIAENLRIAIQQVGENIMSNDSVRELLNNRMSGLAVELSDQYSEKVIRFISERIHEWDSREMISKIENEVGGDLHMIRVNGVVVGGFIGLALGIIRAVVEHLL
- a CDS encoding IS30-like element IS18 family transposase; protein product: MKKYTQLSQDERYEIYATLKSKSSIANLARELGRSRSTIYRELKRNTGQRGYRAQQAAKFASQRRYRPSSSMTAFAFAYIDYLIGLDWSPEQISGALTQRGWLDVPSHEWIYQYIYQDKSKGGKLHLHLRHQKKYRKRGYKNTDRRGQIIDKTSIHCRDQVIDQRQRLGDFEGDTVIGKHHKGALLTLVDRKSLYVHIVHLGSTRASSQTITCALDRLRMSHAYSVTFDNGKEFSEHKRITDAGIETYFADPYKSIQRARNENTNGLIRQYLPKSSSFDDVSNEQIEQIEFALNHRPRKTLGWYTPSEVMAGFYTVALAA
- a CDS encoding CC0125/CC1285 family lipoprotein, with translation MNKTIIALALAGSALLSGCATTPSKPLTFDQLGQYTTTPLNAQTYRISFKARPNMSFGTAEEITLVKAAQTTVQNGFQFFRVKDDPSNLTHQPPREAIVYPSPRPYPYGYYRRHPYGWYDPFYDMPYRVTVEPAQVGYTIECFKQGQAPQDAFDARLILQSLGQKYGLSPSGEMLQPQPATTNNK
- a CDS encoding SPOR domain-containing protein is translated as MFGKTQRGVSERPNKPKKPLIPAWLGTLVIILIVLSFLVALMLWKPWEPVKPNNNQTTSEHYEEEDTNKDYRFYDLLPKQQVTPIPEQAVPETTKQDAVVIVEAPKAEEEQTPAEPGLIDEPAAPVHSYILQVRSYDDPDQADARRAEIILNGLSADVVRSVENGKVWYRVVSGPYDSVEAAVIAQQTLQHSGIDSIVVKQK
- a CDS encoding IS982-like element ISAba825 family transposase, producing the protein MSTEEFIIIVYLIIEEIYPTIISEPLRKRGFPPALTDIEIITMQIVGECLKMDTDKSIWMFFKNNYLSWFPHLGSYPNFCKHCANLWQVHQKITAQLTAHYGQDHIHFIDGFPIPVCRYSRAKRHKNFKEHAGFSYCAAQQEKYYGFKGHLVINLEGMITGYTFAPANVDERDVAPEITENIHGLLGADKGYLRPSLKEYYKFQYVDLQTPLRKNMPDSRSQESMRLLMRARRKIETVIGQLTDRFNIQKVRARDLWHLSHRFIRKILSHTVCVVMNKKCGYSPIQFEKLI
- a CDS encoding DUF924 family protein encodes the protein MNYEDILNFWFSDEAQPNWFAKNEQFDQSLTEKFSEILQQASQAELWSWRKSVEGRLAEIIVLDQFSRNIYRGTARAFAQDSLALALAQEAISQDLDKQLSPEQRSFLYMPFMHSESKLIHEFALKLFQRLGNQANLEYEIKHKIIIDRFGRYPHRNQILGRESTEEELSFLTQPDSSF
- the argS gene encoding arginine--tRNA ligase, with amino-acid sequence MNTAIQAALDHAVQTLKAQNVLPSDWNNTSNLTRTKDRSHGDFASNIAMIASKAAGMKPRDLAEKILAALPEVADISKAEIAGPGFINFFLNADQRFAVLDQIQAQKENFGRTQANAEKRIQVEFVSANPTSSLHVGHGRGAAYGMTVANLLEATGAKVDREYYVNDAGRQMDILATSTYLRYLELQGQELVFPKNAYQGDYVKEIAQSIIDKDGDVYVRPVADVYKDVPEDVQYAPEPDADGNKVVLSGDKEKHIDGLIHNSQNLLGEGYRVFHQAALKAILDDIKDDLGEFGVTFNQWFSEATLTEKIDEALQTLDQRGFLYEKDGNIWFKSTEFGDEKDRVVKRRNGQTTYFASDIAYHLNKLQRGYTDIVDIWGSDHHGYIARVKAAIDAMGYDSKKLTVLLVQFVSLWRGGEMVQMSSRSGQFVTLRDLRKEVGNDAARFYYVMRKSEQHIDFDLDLAVSQSKDNAVYYIQYAHARICRMLEKAAATGVNFDATAARAFAAKLELDAETEILAKLAAYPEIVVRAANNYEPHQVGNYLKELAALFHGWYNENKVLGDDAELTQARLLLSINVRQVLRNGLELLGVSAPESM